Proteins encoded within one genomic window of Paroedura picta isolate Pp20150507F chromosome 17, Ppicta_v3.0, whole genome shotgun sequence:
- the SOX8 gene encoding transcription factor SOX-8: MLTMSEERAKALEAPSSPAGTASSLSPAASDSDAPSSPAGSEGPVAAASGASSGRAGKGGEAAAASSAGSGGEADERFPACIRDAVSQVLKGYDWSLVPMPVRGGGALKAKPHVKRPMNAFMVWAQAARRKLADQYPHLHNAELSKTLGKLWRLLSESEKRPFVEEAERLRVQHKKDHPDYKYQPRRRKSVKAGQSDSDSGAELSHHGGSQIYKADAALGPMSESHHHADHAGQPHGPPTPPTTPKTDLHHGSKQELKHEGRRLVESGRQNIDFSNVDISELSSEVINNMETFDVHEFDQYLPLNGHSAMTADHGQNSTAGSYGAAYSHSANGANGGAAPVWTHKSPSSASPSSAESGQQRPHIKTEQLSPSHYSDQSHSSPTHSDYGSYTAQACATTVSSATATASFSSAQCDYTDLQSSNYYNPYPGYPSGIYQYPYFHSSRRPYATPILNSLSIPPSHSPTANWDQPVYTTLTRP, translated from the exons ATGCTGACCATGAGCGAGGAGCGCGCCAAGGCGCTGGAGGCGCCGTCCAGCCCCGCGGGCACCGCCAGCTCCCTCTCGCCCGCCGCCTCCGACTCGGACGCGCCGTCGTCGCCCGCCGGCTCCGAGGGGCCCGTGGCCGCGGCGTCGGGGGCGTCGTCGGGGCGGGCGGGCAAGGgcggcgaggcggcggcggcgtcgtcgGCGGGGTCGGGCGGCGAGGCGGACGAGCGCTTCCCGGCCTGCATCCGGGACGCCGTGTCGCAGGTGCTCAAGGGCTACGACTGGAGCCTGGTGCCCATGCCCGTGCGCGGCGGCGGCGCCCTCAAGGCCAAGCCGCACGTCAAGCGGCCCATGAACGCCTTCATGGTGTGGGCGCAGGCGGCGCGGCGCAAGCTGGCCGACCAGTACCCGCACCTGCACAACGCCGAGCTCAGCAAGACCCTCGGCAAGCTCTGGCG TTTGCTGAGCGAAAGTGAGAAGCGGCCGTTTGTGGAGGAGGCGGAGAGGCTGAGGGTCCAGCACAAGAAGGACCACCCCGATTACAAATACCAGCCCCGCCGGAGGAAAAGCGTCAAAGCCGGCCAGAGCGACTCCGATTCGGGGGCCGAGCTGAGCCACCACGGCGGGAGCCAGATCTACAAAGCGGACGCTGCGCTGGGGCCCATGAGCGAGAGCCACCACCATGCCGACCATGCAG GGCAGCCCCACGGACCCCCGACCCCGCCCACCACCCCGAAGACGGACCTTCACCACGGGAGCAAACAGGAACTGAAGCACGAAGGGCGCCGCCTGGTGGAGAGTGGAAGGCAGAACATCGACTTCAGCAACGTGGACATCTCGGAGTTGAGCAGCGAGGTGATCAACAACATGGAGACCTTCGACGTCCACGAGTTTGACCAATATTTGCCGCTCAACGGCCATTCCGCCATGACTGCGGACCACGGGCAGAACTCCACGGCCGGTTCTTACGGGGCCGCCTATTCTCATTCGGCCAACGGCGCCAACGGCGGAGCAGCTCCGGTGTGGACTCACAAGAGCCCGTCCTCTGCGTCCCCTTCGTCCGCCGAAAGCGGTCAGCAGAGGCCCCACATCAAGACGGAGCAGCTGAGCCCGAGCCATTACAGCGACCAGTCCCACAGCTCTCCGACTCACTCCGACTACGGATCTTACACGGCCCAGGCCTGCGCCACAACGGTGTCCTCGGCCACGGCCACGGCCTCCTTCTCCAGCGCCCAGTGTGACTACACCGACCTGCAGAGTTCCAACTATTACAACCCGTATCCGGGCTACCCATCGGGCATCTACCAGTACCCCTACTTCCACTCCTCCCGGCGTCCCTACGCCACCCCGATCCTCAACAGTCTGTCCATCCCTCCTTCACACAGCCCCACAGCAAACTGGGACCAGCCGGTCTACACAACTCTGACGAGACCTTGA